The proteins below are encoded in one region of Aquisphaera giovannonii:
- a CDS encoding C45 family autoproteolytic acyltransferase/hydolase: protein MANLSRAIVWTWLAAFAALGAGVAAGEPTPASNATPSPVKLPAVAREFRPDLAGVQRHGKGYRYPQAGWIVVHIEGEPYERGYQHGRLLAPEIVKLIDGLAEYRSRNDPTGAWRDLRFMADALFLRGFDAEFLEEMKGIADGASAAGAKLNGRPLDLLDIVAVNADIETTFLDDALDATATGLEGKRFREPAEGTARKIPESHCSAFAATGPATADGKVVFGHITMWNLVHAVHYKVWLDVKPSRGHRVVMQTYPGGIMSGLDYYMNDAGLVVCETTIGQTKFDPKGIPLADRIRRALQYADSIDGAVKILGEGNNGLYSNEWLLADTKINEVAMFELGTHRSKLWRSSKGEWFGGTPGFYWGCNNAKDLQVRLETVPSLAGRPANPVFHPHDRDRAWLQLFDARKSKIDEAFGFLAFTTPPLAAARSLDAKFTTTDLAREMTSWARFGSPMGRLWEPTDAQHRQFPDVPPLVPNDWTLLRVADPKPADESPGLGGESRPANAVDLAWGSPSRPGHPDIHARDHAPAWRGTILPEGDADLWLASAFSGYERVVALEQACRKQAADDGGDDEDGGKASGLGREAREAIDLALFAPTSKYLMAVSRRGGDTPLSAIRPDLRSDEWYDIAEGKGTLVLAALRRAMGDRKFLAFMDDFGRSHAGRPVGTAEFFAAAEKAHGAPFGRMKDLWLDGDGATSEEALAALGGDVSLRHASGRFWPVGGFERQLDATIIVYGTAAEADAHREAAAILRKKLAARWANILVPIRSDAEVTDADLAANHLLLVGRPATNRVAARLAPSISSARFGTASARVAGRTYANPRTAVAAAGPNPLAKGKDRSVVLLAGLSAEGTYLGIGRIVDSGLLDAEAVVSEADASVVPVFVPIAAVPDTPDPKAGNPFSMLED, encoded by the coding sequence ATGGCCAACCTCTCGCGGGCGATCGTGTGGACATGGCTGGCGGCCTTCGCGGCCCTCGGGGCGGGCGTCGCGGCGGGCGAGCCGACACCGGCGTCGAATGCGACGCCCTCGCCGGTCAAGCTGCCGGCGGTGGCCCGGGAGTTCCGGCCCGACCTCGCGGGGGTGCAGCGGCACGGCAAGGGGTATCGCTATCCCCAGGCCGGCTGGATCGTCGTGCACATCGAGGGCGAGCCGTACGAGCGGGGCTATCAGCACGGCCGCCTGCTCGCGCCGGAGATCGTCAAGCTCATCGACGGCCTGGCCGAGTATCGCAGCCGGAACGACCCGACCGGCGCCTGGCGCGACCTCCGGTTCATGGCCGACGCCCTCTTCCTGCGCGGGTTCGACGCCGAGTTCCTCGAGGAGATGAAGGGGATCGCCGACGGCGCCTCCGCGGCCGGGGCGAAGCTCAACGGCCGGCCGCTCGACCTGCTCGACATCGTCGCGGTGAACGCGGACATCGAGACCACGTTCCTGGACGACGCGCTCGACGCCACCGCCACCGGGCTGGAGGGCAAGCGGTTCCGCGAGCCCGCCGAGGGGACGGCGCGGAAGATACCAGAGTCGCACTGCAGCGCGTTCGCGGCGACCGGCCCGGCCACGGCCGACGGCAAGGTCGTCTTCGGCCACATCACGATGTGGAACCTGGTCCACGCCGTCCACTACAAGGTGTGGCTGGACGTGAAGCCGTCGCGAGGCCACCGCGTGGTCATGCAGACGTACCCCGGCGGCATCATGAGCGGGCTGGATTACTACATGAACGACGCCGGCCTCGTCGTCTGCGAGACCACGATCGGCCAGACGAAGTTCGACCCGAAGGGCATCCCCCTGGCGGACCGCATCCGCCGGGCCCTCCAGTACGCGGACTCGATCGACGGCGCCGTGAAGATCCTGGGCGAGGGGAACAACGGCCTCTACTCCAACGAATGGCTGCTCGCCGACACGAAGATCAACGAGGTCGCCATGTTCGAGCTCGGGACGCACAGGTCCAAGCTCTGGCGGAGCAGCAAGGGCGAGTGGTTCGGCGGCACGCCCGGGTTCTACTGGGGCTGCAACAACGCCAAGGACCTCCAGGTCCGGCTGGAGACCGTCCCCTCGCTGGCGGGCCGGCCGGCCAACCCGGTCTTCCACCCGCACGACCGCGACCGCGCCTGGCTGCAACTCTTCGACGCGAGGAAGTCGAAGATCGACGAGGCCTTCGGCTTCCTCGCCTTCACGACGCCGCCGCTGGCCGCGGCACGGTCGCTGGACGCCAAGTTCACGACGACGGACCTCGCCCGCGAGATGACCTCGTGGGCCCGGTTCGGCTCGCCGATGGGCCGCCTCTGGGAGCCGACCGACGCCCAGCATCGGCAGTTCCCCGACGTCCCGCCGCTGGTCCCCAACGACTGGACCCTGCTCCGCGTGGCCGACCCGAAGCCGGCCGACGAGAGCCCCGGCCTCGGCGGCGAGAGCCGGCCGGCCAACGCGGTGGACCTCGCCTGGGGAAGTCCGTCGCGCCCCGGGCACCCGGACATCCACGCTCGTGACCACGCCCCCGCCTGGCGCGGCACCATCCTCCCCGAGGGGGACGCCGACCTCTGGCTCGCCTCGGCCTTCTCCGGCTACGAGCGGGTCGTCGCCCTCGAACAGGCCTGCCGGAAGCAGGCCGCGGACGACGGCGGGGATGACGAGGACGGAGGCAAGGCCTCCGGGCTGGGCCGCGAGGCCCGCGAGGCGATCGACCTGGCGCTCTTCGCCCCGACGTCGAAGTACCTGATGGCGGTGTCCCGCCGCGGCGGCGACACCCCGCTGTCGGCGATCCGTCCGGACCTCCGCTCGGACGAGTGGTACGACATCGCCGAGGGCAAGGGCACCCTGGTCCTCGCCGCGCTCCGGCGGGCGATGGGGGATCGCAAGTTCCTCGCATTCATGGACGACTTCGGCCGCTCCCACGCCGGCCGGCCAGTGGGCACGGCGGAGTTCTTCGCCGCCGCGGAGAAGGCCCACGGAGCCCCCTTCGGGCGGATGAAGGATCTCTGGCTGGACGGCGACGGCGCGACGTCCGAGGAAGCCCTCGCGGCGCTCGGCGGGGACGTCTCGCTCCGCCACGCGAGCGGCCGATTCTGGCCCGTCGGCGGCTTCGAACGGCAGCTCGACGCCACGATCATCGTCTACGGCACCGCCGCCGAGGCCGACGCCCACCGCGAGGCCGCGGCGATTCTCCGGAAGAAGCTGGCGGCCCGCTGGGCCAACATCCTCGTGCCGATCAGGTCCGACGCCGAGGTGACCGACGCGGACCTCGCCGCCAACCACCTGCTGCTCGTCGGCCGGCCGGCGACGAACCGGGTGGCCGCGCGACTGGCCCCTTCGATCTCGTCCGCCCGCTTCGGGACGGCCTCGGCCCGGGTTGCCGGCCGGACCTACGCCAACCCCCGGACGGCCGTCGCCGCGGCCGGCCCCAACCCGCTGGCGAAGGGGAAGGACCGATCCGTCGTCCTGCTGGCCGGCCTCTCCGCCGAGGGCACGTATCTGGGGATCGGCCGGATCGTGGACTCCGGACTGCTGGACGCCGAGGCCGTCGTCTCCGAGGCCGACGCTTCGGTCGTCCCGGTCTTCGTCCCCATCGCGGCGGTGCCCGACACGCCCGATCCGAAGGCGGGGAACCCGTTCTCGATGCTCGAGGATTAG
- the tet gene encoding Tet(A)/Tet(B)/Tet(C) family tetracycline efflux MFS transporter: MINRALIVILATVTLDAVGIGLALPVIPTLLRELSNETRIAGRFGYFMAIYPFMQFLFSSVLGRLSDRYGRRPVLLVSLGVASVDYLIMGLSPVLGILYVGRVLAGMTGASLAVATAYIADISGPDERARRFGFMNACFGLGFVAGPLLGGLAGSLSPRYPFLLAAGFSGLNLVMGIFVLPESHKPGAPSGEKGPGFVASLLSIRGSRTLLPLLSIYFLINLIGQIPGSLWIINGEDRFGWDVRMVGFTFAAFGILHAVAQAFFTEPTTRRLGERGAILLGVACDGAAFVAMAFITEGWMVFVLLFLFTAGGIALPAFQALLSRQVGEEHQGELQGTLVSLTSLTEVVGPIAATSLYAASPPSAPGLVWLVGAGLYVLCVPVILRQMAASRGRRAEAIEAAP, encoded by the coding sequence TTGATCAACCGAGCGCTCATCGTCATCCTGGCGACGGTCACCCTGGACGCCGTCGGGATCGGTCTGGCCCTGCCGGTGATCCCGACCCTGCTCCGCGAGCTTTCTAACGAGACGCGGATCGCCGGCCGCTTCGGCTACTTCATGGCGATCTATCCGTTCATGCAGTTCCTGTTCTCGTCGGTCCTCGGGCGCCTGAGCGACCGGTACGGACGGCGGCCGGTCCTGCTGGTCTCGCTCGGGGTGGCGTCGGTCGATTACCTGATCATGGGGCTGTCGCCGGTCCTGGGGATCCTCTACGTCGGGCGGGTGCTCGCCGGGATGACGGGGGCCAGCCTGGCCGTGGCCACCGCCTACATCGCCGACATCTCCGGCCCGGACGAGCGGGCGAGGCGGTTCGGGTTCATGAACGCCTGCTTCGGCCTCGGGTTCGTCGCCGGCCCGCTCCTGGGCGGCCTGGCCGGAAGCCTCTCGCCGCGCTATCCGTTCCTGCTCGCGGCTGGGTTCAGCGGCCTGAACCTCGTGATGGGGATCTTCGTGCTCCCGGAGTCGCACAAGCCGGGGGCGCCCTCGGGGGAGAAGGGGCCGGGCTTCGTCGCCTCGCTGCTGTCGATCCGGGGCAGCCGCACGCTCCTGCCGCTGCTCTCGATCTACTTCCTGATCAACCTGATCGGCCAGATCCCGGGGTCGCTCTGGATCATCAACGGGGAGGACCGGTTCGGCTGGGACGTGCGGATGGTGGGCTTCACCTTCGCCGCCTTCGGCATCCTCCACGCCGTCGCGCAGGCCTTCTTCACCGAGCCCACGACCCGCCGCCTCGGCGAGCGCGGGGCCATCCTGCTGGGCGTCGCCTGCGACGGCGCCGCGTTCGTCGCGATGGCCTTCATCACCGAAGGCTGGATGGTCTTCGTCCTCCTGTTCCTGTTCACCGCCGGCGGGATCGCCCTGCCGGCGTTCCAGGCCCTCCTCTCCCGGCAGGTGGGCGAGGAGCATCAGGGCGAGCTTCAGGGGACATTGGTGAGCCTCACGAGCCTGACCGAGGTGGTCGGCCCGATCGCCGCGACGAGCCTCTACGCGGCGTCGCCGCCCTCGGCCCCGGGCCTCGTCTGGCTCGTGGGCGCCGGCCTCTACGTGCTCTGCGTCCCGGTCATCCTGCGGCAGATGGCCGCCTCTCGCGGGCGGCGGGCCGAGGCGATCGAGGCCGCCCCGTGA